A segment of the Methanomassiliicoccaceae archaeon DOK genome:
GATGGGTGTCCAGCATCGGTGAATGCATCCCCGGTGTTGGAGACAAGTACATCGGCTCCTTCGTCTACACCTCGAACACGACAGACAACGCTTACCAGACATACTTCGGGACCGGACCCGCACTGAATCAGGCCATCGGGAACATCGTATACCTCACATATTCGACGTACACCTTCGTCGACTACACCATGAGCTACGATCTCAACCCATACAACACGACCAGTGACCTGATGACCACAGGCCCCTTCGCAACCGCTTAAACTATAAACGGCGGGAGTCAATCCCGCCCACCTTCAGCAAGGTGCGCAAATGGATGACCGCTCCCGCGTGACTCTTTCTATAGCCATCGTCTTGGCAGGCGTTCTACTAGCGGTCGCTGCGGCATCCCTGGTTTCGGAGGCAGAGACCGACCAGGCCAGCGGGACCGTCATCGACTACGGCGACCGCGACACTCTGTGGACGGACGCCGACCTGTCCGGATACGGCACCGCCCTCGATCTCCTGGAGTACGCATGCGAGTTCAACGGGCTCTCCGTCACATTCGACGATGACGGGGCGATCACCGAGATCGGGGGAGTGGCCAACACGGACACGGCCGAATGGGGCCTCTGGGTGGTCTATCCCGGATCGATCGAGTGGGTACATCTGGATGCGCCATACGACTACGACCCGGAGGAGTTCACCATAACGTCCTGGTCCTATGTGGCCGAGGGCGAGGAGCCGACCGTCGCCGTCGACTACTCGGGCAATCCCATATACGGATACCAGCAGAAGTTCAGGGTCGTGTCGCTCTCACCGTCCATCACGGAGATCCTGGCATCGGTCAAGGCGGAGAACGTCGTCGTCGGCGTCGACTCCTACTCCAACTATCCCCAGTCTATAGCAGATGCGGCGGCATCGGGGGACATCGCGGTGGTCGGATCGTACACCAGCCCGAGCTTCGAGCTCATAACGGGGACGAATCCCGACGTGGTCTTCGCCGATTCGTCCCAGAGGTCCCACACCAACATGGTATCGCAGCTGCGCTCGGCATCGGTGGACTCCGTCCTCCTCTATCCGGGGGAGGACCTGGAGAGCATCATGGACAACATCTTCATCGTGGGGACCGTGATCAACTACGGCATGGCCGCGGAGGAGGTCATAGACGACACCTACGAGGTGATCGACCTCCTCGCCGACAAGGTCTTCACGCCCGAGGCCGGGGGGACCGTCGATCTCATGATATCCCTCGATCCCGACATAAGCCCGTGGGTGTCCGGCTCGGACACATACATGAGCAGCATATCTTCACTCTTCAATTCAAACAACGTCTTCTCCGAATGGGGCGGCTGGGTCCATCTGACCTCGGACAGGATCCCGTACGCCAACCCAGAGAAGATAATCATCATCACGACGGAGTACTCCGCTACGCAGGAGGAGTACGATTACCTCTACGAGAACCTGCCCGCCCAGTGGAAGGACACGGACGCCTGGAGGAACGGGGAGGTCTACGTCATCTGCGAGAGCGCCGCCGACCTGGTCCAGCGCTTCGGACCCAGGACGGCGCAGGTGGCCGAGCTGACGGCCATGATCCTGCATCCGGACGCCTTCGACACGGAGGTCCCCAAGATCATCGGGGACGACTACGAGGACTATCTGGAGTTCAGCACCTACATGAGCTACGATTGAGGATTGTCAATGAACGGTAAGGCACTGGCATCGATGGCGGTCGTCGCCATACTTCTCGTCACAGCGGTCTGCATCGTCCCACCGTCGGATGCGACGGGGGACACGGACGTGCTGTTGGACCACGGAAACGGTTCCGTCGAATGGACGCAGTCCTCCGGAGGCACGGTGGAGGACGTGCTCGCCGATGCGATGATCGGGCTCGGGGTCGATTTCGAGATATCATCCGGCACGATCTCCGTGGACGGTGTCTCCTCCAAGACGGTCGGGTCCTCCTCCAACGGAGGGTCTCTCGAGGAGTCCGGAGCGACGGGGGCGACGGTCACCACGGAGTGGCACGTCTTCCTGTGGTACGGCTCCTCATGGGTGGAGACGGACGAGCTGTCCGTTCCGGCCGACGCGTCCGCGGTGGCGCTGGCGTTCTATCCCGACGGGATCGCGCCGGTGGTGACGCCGGACCACCCCTACGCTGTGACGATGTCCAGAGGGGATTCGTCGAACACAGGGAACTTCGATGCCGACTACTCCTCCGGGGAGGAGTACGAGGTGACATGGTCAGAGACCGGGACCGCCCATGCCAACATCCTCTACGCCGGAGGATACGTATTCCAGAAGTACGGCATCGACTCCACAGGCACGGCAAGGGTCGTGTGCATCGACGGGGAGACCGGGGAGCACGTCTGGGAGTTCGAGTTCACCAGCGGCTCCAACTACGAGTCGTCCACCCCGCTCATCGTCGGCGACTGGATATACGTCGCGACCATGACCGGGTACATCTACAGGATTCCGCTCTACGAGGGTCCCGGCGAGAACAACGCCAACGTGACGTCCATAGGCGGCGTCCCGTTCTCGGAGGCGAGCCCCGTGGAGGCCGTGCTGAAGGACTTCGAGGTCGGCAACACCTACGACTCGGGATTCTCGTCCATGGTCTTCGACTCCGGGGTCATCTACGTGACCCATTCCAACGGCATGGTCTACTGCTTCGACACCGACCTGAGCCTCATATGGTCCCAGATGCTGGACGGGAGCACATACCTGGTCGCCCCCACCGTCTACGACGGGTACCTCTTCACCGGCGCGCTCGACGGGCGTCTCTACGTTCTTGACGCGGTCGGGGGAGGGATCGTCGCGGACACCACGGTGGCCCAGTACAGGTACCAGTCCAAGGTCTACGGGGGCGTGGGGCAGGTCGCCGTCCAGCCCACGGGGAACGGGACGTACACGCTGTACATGACGTTCTCCGATGGACTCGGGATGAGCCAGATCAACTGCGGGTTCGCGATATACGAGTTCTCCCCGAGCGGAAACGTGCTCGTGGAGAGGTACAGGAACGAGGACCTCGGCGACATGGGCAGGTACATCCTGCCGGTTGACACCCCCGATTTCAGGGGCGTGTACTTCGTCGCCGCACCCGGCTCGGGAACCAACCTCTACCGCATAGACTCCGCTGGCAACCTTGAGACGATGACGGAGGGACTCGCGGAGATCCACTCCGCACCGGTGCTGGCGGACGACCGCTACATCTACCTGGTCAGCTACTCGTCCTCGGACCCCATCTACCAGATCTCCCTCGACGGGACGATCGTAGGAACCGCCTCCTGTCCGTCCGGCGTGCGCAACTTCAACATGATCCCGCTCGTCGTCCTCGGCGACACGATCTTCGGCGGGACAGACTCCGGTATCTACAGGTTCGACGGCGTGTTCCCTGTCTATGTGGCACCCTCGCTCGAGCAGGGCCAGCCGCTGATCCTCATCATAGCCGAGATCGTCGCGGCGATCCTCGTCGCCCTCGGCCTCGTGTACGCCGTCCTGAGGTTCAAGGGACATGAGAAGCCCTTCAACTACCTCAAGACCTCGTTCCTCCACTACCTCTACGGTGACGACCAGTCCCACAACACGAGGAACAAGCACAGGCTCAAGTTCATCATAGTCATCGGCGCCATCCTGACGTTCGCCGCTTTCACGCTCTGCCTGTGCGTGGGGTCCACCTCGATTGAGAACCCGGTGGAGGCCTACTCCGCGCTGTTCTCGGCGATATCCAAGGGAGGCGTGGGCCTGGACTCTCTGGAGACCACGATATACGTCTCAAGGCTCCCGCGCACGATCGCCGCGCTCGCGGTGGGGATCGGGCTGTCCGTGGCCGGATGCATCTACCAGGCCATCATCAGGAACCCTCTGGTCGACCCGTACATCATGGGCGTGTCCTCGGGTGCCGGGGTGGCGGCCATCGCCGTCATAGCGTTCGATTTCACGTTCTTCGGGATGTTCTCGTCCCATTCGATATTCCTGACAGCCATAACAGCCTGCATCGGAGGCCTCATCGCCTTCGCGTGCACC
Coding sequences within it:
- a CDS encoding iron chelate uptake ABC transporter family permease subunit is translated as MNGKALASMAVVAILLVTAVCIVPPSDATGDTDVLLDHGNGSVEWTQSSGGTVEDVLADAMIGLGVDFEISSGTISVDGVSSKTVGSSSNGGSLEESGATGATVTTEWHVFLWYGSSWVETDELSVPADASAVALAFYPDGIAPVVTPDHPYAVTMSRGDSSNTGNFDADYSSGEEYEVTWSETGTAHANILYAGGYVFQKYGIDSTGTARVVCIDGETGEHVWEFEFTSGSNYESSTPLIVGDWIYVATMTGYIYRIPLYEGPGENNANVTSIGGVPFSEASPVEAVLKDFEVGNTYDSGFSSMVFDSGVIYVTHSNGMVYCFDTDLSLIWSQMLDGSTYLVAPTVYDGYLFTGALDGRLYVLDAVGGGIVADTTVAQYRYQSKVYGGVGQVAVQPTGNGTYTLYMTFSDGLGMSQINCGFAIYEFSPSGNVLVERYRNEDLGDMGRYILPVDTPDFRGVYFVAAPGSGTNLYRIDSAGNLETMTEGLAEIHSAPVLADDRYIYLVSYSSSDPIYQISLDGTIVGTASCPSGVRNFNMIPLVVLGDTIFGGTDSGIYRFDGVFPVYVAPSLEQGQPLILIIAEIVAAILVALGLVYAVLRFKGHEKPFNYLKTSFLHYLYGDDQSHNTRNKHRLKFIIVIGAILTFAAFTLCLCVGSTSIENPVEAYSALFSAISKGGVGLDSLETTIYVSRLPRTIAALAVGIGLSVAGCIYQAIIRNPLVDPYIMGVSSGAGVAAIAVIAFDFTFFGMFSSHSIFLTAITACIGGLIAFACTMLLAEKSGGSAINYVLSGVVIGLAFSAVQTIMLTMAGNKLSNALSWLYGSFAEVTWSQVGIIVFLAVFLSLVPLIWAKELNLVLLGEDQARQMGLNVRRFNRWMLILASILTSVCVAFCGVIGFVGLVIPHLCRMLLGSDHRMVLPASICFGGVMLMLADLLARTGYYGMELPVGAITTVIGIPVFAYLLIKRGRMYDG
- a CDS encoding ABC transporter substrate-binding protein produces the protein MDDRSRVTLSIAIVLAGVLLAVAAASLVSEAETDQASGTVIDYGDRDTLWTDADLSGYGTALDLLEYACEFNGLSVTFDDDGAITEIGGVANTDTAEWGLWVVYPGSIEWVHLDAPYDYDPEEFTITSWSYVAEGEEPTVAVDYSGNPIYGYQQKFRVVSLSPSITEILASVKAENVVVGVDSYSNYPQSIADAAASGDIAVVGSYTSPSFELITGTNPDVVFADSSQRSHTNMVSQLRSASVDSVLLYPGEDLESIMDNIFIVGTVINYGMAAEEVIDDTYEVIDLLADKVFTPEAGGTVDLMISLDPDISPWVSGSDTYMSSISSLFNSNNVFSEWGGWVHLTSDRIPYANPEKIIIITTEYSATQEEYDYLYENLPAQWKDTDAWRNGEVYVICESAADLVQRFGPRTAQVAELTAMILHPDAFDTEVPKIIGDDYEDYLEFSTYMSYD